The sequence tcatgcttatttttatgtctttttcTCTATCTCAAATTATAAATGCATATGAGAGTTATGTCTGAAAATTTATGCGGATAATTTAATAAGAATTGACAACGGATGAAATTTGAGGATGAAGTTAGAGAAAAAAAATCTGGTTAGAGAAGTCAAAGTATACAATCTGGTTTttgtttaaacaaaaaataaaaaaatttaaccagTACACTTTattgaataggtctcttgtgagacggtctcacagatttttatctgtgagacggatcaaccctaccgatattcacactaaaagtaatactcttgacataaaaaataatatttttttatggatgacccaaataagatatctgtatcacaaaacacgaccagtgagaccgtctaacacaagtttttgcccacattattttattgttgtcttttataaaagaaaatatttattttcatattttacaaGTTCAATCACCAATTAACGAGGCGAACAGTAATCCACTGCTTTGATGCGTTGATTGGGGGTGTTTATTGATCGATTTTGttggattttcgattttttttctattttgaaaatatatgatatgatatctgAACTGTTTTTTCGGTTCAGTTCGGTAcgattttttaacaaaaaagatttgattatttcggttcggtttatttgattttaataaatatttaaattaataattaaaatataatatatcatttttaattaattttttaagtaaacctttaaaataaaatatctaaataaattaaataaataacaatcaactaaaaatcaataaaaatatttttaattcactaaatatcatttcataaaatatataatctagataaaaatattaatttaattacatttcaatttttttagtcGATTcggttttgaaaaaataaaattcgaaaACGAACCatataaattttggttttaacatttatattcgAATTTAAAAATTCGATTGAGTTCGATTTGGATTTAcgatttttttgattttatcCGAAGATTGAAGATTGAACATCCTCAGCTTTGATCGGGTTAATATCTAAGTcggatattattttttaaatatgttgatAAAAAACAAGCACTACATAATACCTATCAAGTATCATTGTGTAATTTTGACATACCTAAAATACCCATAAATCATCTAAATTTCTCGTAATATCCTACTATTTGACCTTCAATTCAATGTTTTTTATGCACAAATAGAAtacattttataaattaaaacatcATTGTCAAAAATAGAACAGAATTTAAGCTTCTCTTTTAAAATCTAAACTCATATTCGAtttcaattaaatcaaaatttcacaATCTGAAAAAATCTTCTAATCCAATTTTTGCCTCCTACTTTTCCGTCATTGACACTGTCTCTAAGTCTTGAGGTAGACACTAGACTGGCTCTTACTTCCAGTGTTCTAAAAATCCCCGCCTAGGACCGCTTAGGCGGCGTCTAAGCGCTGACCGCCCCGATTTTAGGCTAGTCGAAACTTCTAGGCGCCACCATATTAATCGGCCGCCTGGCATGAAAGCCGTCTAGGCGATTTTACAATTATGGCACAAGGATGGATTGTTTATGCTATAACCCTTTCAAACCTCGAGGTAACAGTTATCGTGATTATTTGAAAGGATTATCAGGATAAGTCGACAAGTTTCGACTGCCAAAAATTGTTTTCCTTCTTTGAAATAAGAGCATAATCTACGACGACTCTCGGAGACGTTGACAATGACGAAGAATAACAGCAAAGATGGGCTCAAAAGATTTTTTCGCATCTTGAGATTTTGACATTCAATTGAAATTAAAGATTggtttagattttaaaaaataaatatgaagcCTATTCTATTTTGAGAAAGATATTTTAATTTCGGGAaaaaaaagagtttaatttCTGTATAAGAAACATTGAATTGAAGGTCGAGTGGTAGGATATTACAAGACATTTGAATAATCTAGAGGCATTTTAGGTGTACCAGAATTAATAATGACACCCAATAACTATTATTTAGCACTTATTTTTAACAATAATATTACGTCATCGTGGAAGATAAATTCAATTTATAGCTAAGTTAGATGATTCAGTCTTACCcatatacatggtttataccgCAAACTAGAAATCTCAAACCATATTTTGAGTTTTCGGATTGAAGCCTAACTGTAAAGAAATATGGTCAGTTTAGGTTTTTCAAGCAAAAATAGAGACATCACATGAACACACATAAGACCATAGAATTCCACATGCATGATCCATATGGAAAATTTCATGTTACCCTTATGACAATATGTATGAAGTCCACATATACAAAATAGGTCGATGAAAACTGCAAGATTTTGTCACCCCAAATTCAAAAATGCAAGGTgccataaatttattatatacttTTAATGTTCACATAAAAGGGAGACCAAAACAAAGCAGCCCTGAGCATCGGCAAGACCACTCTTTCACCAAATCAAGAGCCAATCTTGATAATTTCTCCTCTTCAAAGTAAAGAAACTAAGAGATTGAGAAGTGGTACACGAAACTTCACTGGCCGGTATAGATATACAGGCTGGAAAAATTATTGCTATCTTCTATCATTTCATACATTGATTTGTTTGGTGTTTGATCCATTCTGAACATTTTTCAAGCCTTTGTTAcaaatatcaaaatgttttgtTTCATGCATGTATTATTTTTGCTGTACAAGATTTTGAAGATGAGATTCTTGCATTTTTCAAGCCTCTATTACAACTATCAAAATGTTGTATTTCATGCATGCATTATTTTTGATGTACAAGATTTTGAAGATGAGATTCTTGCAAAATATTTCAGACTGCAGCACATGAAATCATTGACATCAAGGCCTTATATTCGTTAAACCATCGTGAATTCCTGAAACTAGATCATATGGAATTCGAAAATTTGCAAAGAAAAACCATTACCGTGCATCAAAATAGATGGACCCGAGAAAAAATAACGAGAAGTTCGAAACAATCTCACATTGTGCAGCACATCAAGTAATTTCAATGTGCACCTTCCTTGATATATTTGAACTTATTGGTTGCAGCTACAAGTTCTTCAGATATTCCTGGCTCATTAGCAGAATGGCCTGCATCCGGAACAATCTGCCAAAAGGAGacacatttttcattttccggAAAATACACTCGGATTATTCCATAATTCTTTTCGAAAAAATACGTGAACTGACGCAATGGAAGTACAGGGAAAGTTTTGTAACCCGCTGATTCTTGAAAAATAGCCGGCAAACAGGAAAATAAGCAACTTGTTTGTTGAgcaaacaagaaaataaatttactttCAAATTTTAACTGTGAAAAAGATTTACTTTAAAACAATCCTAGATTAGCAATATATAGAGTGGAAAAGAAACATAGTTCGAATGGGAAACAAATTTAATATAGAAAACTTAATTTGAATATACGCTGCATCGTCAATTTACTTCCACATTTCTTGATACAATCACTGTTTTATATTCAATTTTCATCACtccaaaaaaatatcataaatatttaaaaacaaaataatcccACACATTCTGACATGATATAATATCGACAATAGAAACTATATCCTTTtaaaacatcaccaaaaattatATTCATACCCCAATTCATttctcaaaaatatattttcagttaaataaagTAAATAATGAGATACATCAAAGAGACAAAAAACTAAACAAGCCAAGATAATGCACTATATAGTTTTAGGAAGAGTATTTTaagaaacaaaaagaaatacCAATGAAACAGAAAGTAATTCCTCTATAGTGCTCTTGCTTAAATTACAACTAATCACGTCACATGAAATGTCTGTTCGCTATTATTAAATCTGAATTGTTGCCGTTTACGTTATTAACCAAGTAGATAAATCAAAGGCTGAAAATACTATTCCATGAAAACTCTGATGTTTAAGGGAATTTGATTCATTAATGATGTATAAAAAAACACTACATAAACACTAGCTCCATTTCAGTTGATAAAAGAGGTTAGGCTATCACAGTAAATTCAATTGGCGACACACTCCAAAGAGggcaagaaaaaaaataatacaacgTGTTCTGCTTAGTATATCACATGTTCATAGATTAAACAAAGTAGTTAATAACCCCACTTGGTGACATGTCAAAGAGATCAATTAGTTGCGATGAGGGTTTAATATGCAGGTAGATAGCATAAGATGCAGTGATGAAACtttttctatgtcaaatgaGGTAATATGTCGTAGTGTCTGTCAAAATGAGAAATCAAGAACAATGATAAATTTATAGCACCGGAAAGCAACCATGGTGCCTCCACTGTCCGTACTTCCCTGTGGTATATGCTAACTATTTCATCAAAAACTATTTTATCATCCAAAAAGCTTTATATTTTTATGGTGGTGTTGTGTGTCCCCGATAGATCTCTTCCCATAGATCTCTTACCTTGAGATCAGCCTCTGGCCAAGCCTTGTGAAGATCCCATGCAGACATCAGAGGGCAGCAGACATCATATCTTCCCTGCATAATAGAGGAGATAGTGAGTTTTGAAACATGGGTTGACCAAACGGCTTCATATGAATCTGAACAGTCTCcaaagttctttttttttttgttttcaggCAACATCGTAATTGTTGCAACTTGAAATCTCAAGCATAAAACATATTCAGCCAGAATCTGAAAGTAAAGGTGCTATAATGCATGGTAAATCTAATTAGACGAGGCCTCGTACAAACCTGAACAATTATCGTGTTGATATGCTTTATTTTCTCAATGTTATCCAACAGGAACGAATCAGAGGGTAAAAAGCCTTTGTTCACAAAGTAGTGGTTCTCAATCCTTGCAAATGCCTAAACATAGCATAATTCAGCCATGTTAAGGAAATTCACTTATAAATTCCGCACTGCCCATCACACTAATCAATAGCGGAAAGAGCTAGATGCAGatacatacatacacacaaTAGACGTATAAATATATGCTATGTACATGCATACTGGTTTCATGTAAACACTCACCAAACAGAAGTCATCGTCATTTCCTCGTTTTATATTCACTTCATTTGGCAGAAGATGAGCAGTCATCATTTCCCATTTGGTCCATGCCCTAGCAGCTTTAtactataaatttaaaaaatcatataaataaaGGGATGGAAGGAAGCAAAATATACACTtggaaacttaaaaaaaaaatatgatacccCACATTTTGACAGTGTGTATTAAATGTATAGATGAAACAACATGATAAGACCACTGATGATGGTCATTGCTAATATTTCAGATACTTCAGTTTGGATTCATGAATTTGGATTGGACGAGTTTTGACTGAAGGAATTGAAAGTGAATGGACTTCAAATAAGTATTTTCTGTAACAATTTCAAACGCCTCGAAAAAAGGCTAAGGATAATTTCAAATTCCCAACCCCTTTTCTCTAGCCGTTTGTATGATGGATTTTGATGACTACTTCTATCAAGACAGAAAAGGTGAGAAAAACCATAAAAAATGACGGACTTTGCTCATTATTATGGAAAGCGTTCTTCAGCAAGCAGAAGCAACAAGAAGTCCTCAAAAAGGATTGAGGAATGGTATCACCAGAGTACTTATCTTACCTGTGTCTCCTTGTCATTGGAGTTTAACCTCTTATGGTAAGCATCAACGAAACAACCTCTTTCACCAGCTGGAATAAGATCTCTAAACAGCTCCCAAGCTATAAAAATATGTTACATAGAGGATAACGCCCCCATCTAGAGTAGATTTAAGCACTAGTGAAATCAAAAGGACAAAACCACTAACTTcaacttagatttcagcaatGTTTATGATAGATTAAGATATAAAACTGTTGACAAATTATTTATTCCCAATAAAATAAtgccaaaaataaaatagttaaaTATTATCGAATTTTGTTAGCTATTTTGTTTTGCAATGTTACCAAatttaaatctaaaaataaaaaagtaaattaaataaatttgtaatagttatttattgtttattgacATGTGGAACTATAACATGCGCCAAGGCAAGCAAAAGAATATGAAAGAGTCAAAGCATACTACATGGGCAAGTGGACATTTCTCACAGAcaaaaaaagattaattatgaaataaaaagattaattatCTCTTAAATAGATAACTGTATGATATATCAGTTATTTggtatatatataacatataatAACTGAATAGCATTCATGCTGCATTCCGTTAGTAGACTACCTACAGCAGAAATTTTGTGCCCACGACTATGAAAGAACATAAATTATCTTACAACTAAATTACAGTACAACCATATCAAATACATATCATTATCTAGATAATATAAAATCTGACTAAGAAGTATACTTTTTgatttctaataaaaaaaaaaatttcatcccGTAAGGATATTTAGAGCCCAAATGAACAAATTAAGTACGCAAACTATCACAATTTCAACTAACAAATTCGGTCGATCCTTTCAATTGAATACAAACATTTCCATTTTAAGCATACATAAAGCAACTGCAAGGTCAACTGCCATCTCCAAAAAAGAAGGGGGAAAAAACAAAGTATACCATCTGGAAATATCGCAGCAGCGCCACCCTCATAAAACCAATCAATTTCTTTCTTGCGCAGTAGAAAGATACCTCTCAAGACCATGCCAGTGACCTTAAAAGTAAGAACAAAAAGATTATTGGTGAAGAATTGATATGAACTCTTGCATCTAGATTTCCAAAAGGTAAAACATCACTTCCAAACATAGGAAAGACATCTTGAGAAACCTTATCTGGGTTTGACTGACTATATGCTAGGGCGAGTGTGCTACCCCATGAACCCCCAAAAACCTGCAAAGTCCACTAGTGGGATGCACATATTGGAGCATTTACCAAAATTCACAAGGAAGAAAATATTTACTAGCCATTCTGGGACTTTCAAGTGTTCTCGCAGCTTTTCAATGTCATCAATAAGGTCCCATGTTGTATTCTCCTCCAGGCAAGCATGAGGTGTGCTTTTACCAGCACCTCGCTGACAGAagattttttcacaaaaatgtCAGATGACTAGAACTTAGGTATCCTCCAAAACCAAATAGTTCGGATAATATACCTGGTCAAACAAAATTATCCTGTAAAAATTAGGATCAAAGAATTTCCTGTTACTTGGTGAAGTCCCTCCTCCAGGGCCTCCATGGAAAAAAACTACTGGCTGCGATGAAATATGATCAAAAGGTCCAATAAGCTCCGTATAATCAATAAGATCTGTTCTGGTCTTTTTTCAAAAAGAAGCCGGGGAGAAACAGATAAAATTTGAAGGTTCAGTATGCTAAAACACTAGTAGTGCAAATTGATTGCACACGATCCAGATAGGGTTTTTTCTTCACGAGCACAATATGCACAAGAAGTTCAACACAAgaacaaaatattgaaattaaaatcAGAGCTGCAATTGCAATTGGAGACCCAAGAAAACTCACATGCCCATCTGGATTTCCAGACTGCTCATAATATATTGAATGAATTTTAGAAACCTTTAAAAACCCCGTGCTATATGGCTCTATATCAGGGTAAAGATTCCTATCCATTGCCGGAAACAGAGCCTTTGAATCCATTAACTTCGGGCTTAATTGTTGCTCACTGTCGTAATACTCGAGATTATGAACTTGACTCCGAGAAACTAAAGTCCTCCCTGCACACACCATTCACGTTGTCAATTAACTGGTACGGGCAAGATTTTGACCAAAGTTTAAAAGACAGTACGAAACTAAGAAAATAAGATCGCACGCAACAAAAAGAGAAGAGCTAAATATATTGTATATACAAGAAACGAAATAGATGATTCAGCATAATCATGTCATTTTACCAATAAAAATCATCAAGAAAAGTTGGTCTTTAAATGCATTTTTCGCTTTTCTACCGTAGCGCTGTAAAATCACACATTCACGCGATCAAGGATAGTCGGCTTgtgtttcttgattttgtttccTTGAAATATAATTGTTTTACTCAATCAGCACTGAAACTAAGAGAACAATTTTCCAGTAAACCAATTACACGTTCTTACAGAATCACGCATCCTAGCAAAATTCATCCACAAAGCACATAAGTAGGCACATAGAGCAACAATGTGAGACGCAACCtcatatttttgtttctttcagGATTCAAGATTCTCGATCTCCTTTTCCTCAAGAATCTTGAGTTTAGCATTAACGATGAatgggaaaaaaacaaaaaaacaaaaactgcGTTCCATCGACCTACTTATACACGCCAACAAAATACAATCCAGCCCAAGTGAGATTGAAAGAAAGTGAAAAACAACCTGGGTTTTGGGGATTTCTTTTGGGAAACAAGGAACGGGCAGGCGCATGATTGACGTATTGAGGTAAAAATGGAGTCTTTGCTGATATAGACACAATACCAAGACTCATTGGAAAATTAATTTGAAGCAATCATGCCCGgatttttctctttttatttGCAATATCAATAATCTTTAGCCATCAATATAAAATTTCGTCACATATTATATGACCGATTTAGGATTATCAAGCTAAACAAAAGCTTGGAAATAAAGATAACATAGGTAtgtaaagaaaaatattcccACTTGACAAAACAATAAAAGATTTGTTTAATAAAAGATTTTTACAATTATTCAGTGATGCTGCTAAAAAGTAATGTAATTGATTTGAGATTTTGGGCAGTCCGTTAATGCTCCAACAAATCCAATAAACAATTATTTGGGTGTTATCCACATCAcaaagaaaaatcgaaaatGATAGACGTATAAAAGATACTACGATGTTAAAATTAATAGTTGTCGAGATTAATCCCGAATAGTAAATATGAGattgattttaaaaagaaaagtatGGAGTTCTTTGGATTGATGAACTAAAAATGGGTCAGATTCTGAAATTAGGCAGCAATATATATTCTTTACAAGTTAACATGTCCCTTGATGTCATGCAAAACTAAACCTCATTTCAAATGATTCTGCTTCATTGAAGAAATAATATTGGATGTTCTTCTGACATTGTTCGATTTTAGATTCATGATTCATCCATATGCTCATGATTCATGAATACCTTCCatagaaaaaaaatgtttgataaattaaaattttgcacATGATTCATCCATATGCTCTCTAATTTCACAATTATATGTGCAAGTCAAaatatttgaaggaaaaaaaaatcgttttttttaagttaaaaaaagATCGAACTGTGAGAGTCTAATATCTCATTTGAGCTCAGctcatttcaatttattttaaactcAACATATGTAATGTATTGCGTACATTATAGAAATAAAGCTTTTCCCATCCCTCCTGTTTCTGCAGCCCTCGTGCAGCACCGCCAGCAGTCGGAGAAGTAGCGCAACAACCCATCAACCTTCTTCCTTCAGGCTTAAAGTCTCTTTCCTGCAACTTAACGGAAGATTTCGAGATCGATCGGCCCTGTTTCCAGCACCTGTGCACGGGAGCTTTGATCCGGTTTTAGATAAGATTTTGGCTTCGATTCTTAATGATTCTTGGTGGATTAGTATATATAAGTGAAGCCTCGAGTTTTTCATTTTGTATAGCTTGTTTTCTCACTGTGAACAGTATTTCCGGTGTCTTTTCCGGCAAGCCACCTTTCCTGAGACCACCGTTCTGCGTTTAAGCTTTGATTCTTAAGGTATTACACTTGAAATTCTAGATTCTAAATCAGTTTATAGGTTGCTAGAATTCAATTTTTAACGCTCCGATTTAATTTTTGTTAGTCATTGAAAATGCATTATATTGAAGTatataacaaatttttattGTAGATTCTATCGTTGGACGATTTTAAGGTTTGGAGTCATCAGAAAGTCTTTAAGAATTACTGTGGATTGTGATATTGTAAGTTGTAGTTGAGGTACACTCaaacttatattattattaCGTCTATGTCACCGTGTAAGAATATCTAGTGTATGTTGTTTGCTATTTTGTGCCTTGAATGTTTTATCTGATACATTCATacattaattattttggcataGCATATTGAACCTTAACTTTTTTGCGATAATTTATGTTAATTttgttgagatatattgagtcatcagagggacgagtgggATAGGATTATCCACATTCCCATatgacagctagggacgagcgacAATTTGATGCTGCATTACTAGCACAGGTGACCACTGTTATTGTTGTTGATGCTATTTGTTTGGACGTcgtttggtatccgttattccattgATAATCGCATAACATTGTTTtttacttggtattattacatATCATTTATTTAcgtcataatttttttgatttgtCGTTATGAGGTCCGACTCCTGTTTTCTTTTTTATGTTATGGCtgttttttttatgtcataACAAGTTATTCCAAGCGATTTGATACTTCTGGTGGAGCGTTAGCGAGTAGTACCTAGTAGTTGCGTCGGTTTGTTTCAGAGTCCTAGGATATCTACATATATTATACTAGTTTGATACTTTTGTCATTGAGATGCCTTGTGCAGCTGTATTGTGaagtttttatgttgttttagaTTTGTTTGTGATGTGTTAtgtctagtcctggccagtgcgatTGTAGGATATTTGTTTGGTTGATTGTGAATTTGATGTTATTTCGCGCGTGAATTGTTGTCGtgcttttttgaatttttgggatgtcctatttATGAGGAGTTAATGCCAAAATTTATGCAGCCTCAAAtgagctttttttttaaaatcgtttTCGTTGTTTAcactaattaatttttattgtttggtaattaaatattaattatcataACGGGCCCTCACACGAACCGACTTATCTCAGGCCCAGACCCGAACCGGCCCTAGCTTAGGCCGGGTCTACTATTCTGGGATGCCGCTGGTGGCACAAGGCTGCTACCATATGCCTCCAATATGGAGGTGGAGGCCCATTTGTGGGTTGATCCACCTCCCCCGATATCGAATAAAGAATGCTACTTGTGGagctactatatatatatatatatatatatatatacgaagCATTCGATCGTATATATTCCGCTGTTATATGCAATTATGCAtatatatccaaaaaaaaactcaaaattattGGGAAAACAATCAAGGATTTTTAAAGCTTTCTATTCTACAAATTAATAGTCACTCGCCCAtaattttgatgtatatttgaCAATACAAAAAAGCAGGCGAAGGATTTGCGACAGTTTTCCGAGATTTCGTTGAAATCGAGTGTGAATCTGACGATTGAATCCGGGAATTAGGGGTTTTAATCTGGTGAAGCGTTAGTGGGTATGCAATTGAACGGAGAGATTTCAGATTCATGCATCcgtgatgaagaagaagaagagattgGCGAAACACATGTGAATTCTTCCGGCCCCGACATTTCTTCTTCACCGCCTACTTCTCCCTCAGTGTCGCCCTCGCCGAGTGTTGTGATCGGCTGTGCTCTTActtcaaagaagaagaagagtttCTTGCAGCCGAAACTTATCCGTTTGTCCCGGTAACCATTTCAAGCTAAATCTGTAAATGCAACCGTGTTTTCTAACCGTGCTCTTTGTGAAATGCGTGCTTTTTGCTATAATGTATTTTCAGAAATTTGCATCTATAAATGACTGCTGCGTGAATTGTTATCTTGTTTTACCGAGGTAGTTCATGCTCTAATACATTAAGATCCTTGCGCCTTTCAACTTTCGGGTTTTTTTGTATTTGGGAATTACACTCAGTTTTAGAATTGTTGATTGTGAactttttaaaatgataaaaagtaCAACAGAATTCAATCTTGAGTTCGATTTTGTTTCCTTTTTCCATTCTATTGCGCACGGATGCATAGGgatgacaaatttttttttatatatattaatttcgtTATTATACAGCTTTCAATGATACATTATCAAGttaaaatttttagatttttctaaaaaattgaaaagaaataaatcaaGTACAACAAAAATTGCGCGCCATAAGTTTTTATTCGGCATCGTTGTAGCGTCCGATTTGAACAATTCTTGGTCAATATTTGTTTGACTTGTACATTTATTTCAATGGTATTAGGAGGAAGTTGAAACTTATTATTGGGTATATTCCATAATATATTCtcttttgtattattttatgatatattccACAATATATGCTCTTAAACCTGCAGTTTTTGGTATTTTATGACTACATGGTGATCTTACCGAAGTCAACCATATTATTTTCCTCATGCAAGCGGAATGCTTGTCTCTACCGTCTTTGTTGCTAAGGATGAGTATTCccctagaaaaaaaattattttcttcataAATCGTTAATTAAGATCTTCTGGATTCAGAGTTTTCAGAGGAGTAAACTTTTCAAGGTTCTTGTATTTCTGCTTTACATCcgctttttttatttctttggagtAGCCCAAAGGGgacaataataattattatgattattattttgaaaaaggaAGGGAATTTTGCAGG comes from Primulina huaijiensis isolate GDHJ02 chromosome 2, ASM1229523v2, whole genome shotgun sequence and encodes:
- the LOC140969649 gene encoding proline iminopeptidase isoform X1, which produces MSLGIVSISAKTPFLPQYVNHAPARSLFPKRNPQNPGRTLVSRSQVHNLEYYDSEQQLSPKLMDSKALFPAMDRNLYPDIEPYSTGFLKVSKIHSIYYEQSGNPDGHPVVFFHGGPGGGTSPSNRKFFDPNFYRIILFDQRGAGKSTPHACLEENTTWDLIDDIEKLREHLKVPEWLVFGGSWGSTLALAYSQSNPDKVTGMVLRGIFLLRKKEIDWFYEGGAAAIFPDAWELFRDLIPAGERGCFVDAYHKRLNSNDKETQYKAARAWTKWEMMTAHLLPNEVNIKRGNDDDFCLAFARIENHYFVNKGFLPSDSFLLDNIEKIKHINTIIVQGRYDVCCPLMSAWDLHKAWPEADLKIVPDAGHSANEPGISEELVAATNKFKYIKEGAH
- the LOC140969649 gene encoding proline iminopeptidase isoform X3 gives rise to the protein MDSKALFPAMDRNLYPDIEPYSTGFLKVSKIHSIYYEQSGNPDGHPVVFFHGGPGGGTSPSNRKFFDPNFYRIILFDQRGAGKSTPHACLEENTTWDLIDDIEKLREHLKVPEWLVFGGSWGSTLALAYSQSNPDKVTGMVLRGIFLLRKKEIDWFYEGGAAAIFPDAWELFRDLIPAGERGCFVDAYHKRLNSNDKETQYKAARAWTKWEMMTAHLLPNEVNIKRGNDDDFCLAFARIENHYFVNKGFLPSDSFLLDNIEKIKHINTIIVQGRYDVCCPLMSAWDLHKAWPEADLKIVPDAGHSANEPGISEELVAATNKFKYIKEGAH
- the LOC140969649 gene encoding proline iminopeptidase isoform X2 — protein: MIFIGRTLVSRSQVHNLEYYDSEQQLSPKLMDSKALFPAMDRNLYPDIEPYSTGFLKVSKIHSIYYEQSGNPDGHPVVFFHGGPGGGTSPSNRKFFDPNFYRIILFDQRGAGKSTPHACLEENTTWDLIDDIEKLREHLKVPEWLVFGGSWGSTLALAYSQSNPDKVTGMVLRGIFLLRKKEIDWFYEGGAAAIFPDAWELFRDLIPAGERGCFVDAYHKRLNSNDKETQYKAARAWTKWEMMTAHLLPNEVNIKRGNDDDFCLAFARIENHYFVNKGFLPSDSFLLDNIEKIKHINTIIVQGRYDVCCPLMSAWDLHKAWPEADLKIVPDAGHSANEPGISEELVAATNKFKYIKEGAH